Proteins encoded in a region of the Haloarcula sp. CBA1129 genome:
- a CDS encoding extracellular solute-binding protein, with product MACRTRRAVLTALGSGIAVTAGCGAFGQDRVDILVAGSLQNAASETLQTQTDVEIAVEARGSVQAARLVADGKRDPAIVALADPTLFDRVMDTVWHAVVASNEMVLAYNPETDGGARVADAEPWYGPLRTGSVSMGRTDPTLDPLGYRTLFVLELAAGYYDEPGLSDAVLSPDQTYPETQLLAQFETGAVDAAFVYRSMAIERDYPFREFPPEIHLGDPAHAEQYQSTSYALPNGAAITGSPIEYGAVRRDEQEATRTAFEAVLSGDWLAPHGFTVRQTYPRLVGDVPSTVTR from the coding sequence ATGGCCTGCCGGACCCGCCGCGCAGTACTCACAGCGCTGGGGAGTGGTATCGCTGTGACGGCAGGCTGTGGGGCGTTCGGTCAGGACCGGGTTGACATCCTAGTCGCGGGGAGTTTGCAGAACGCCGCCAGTGAGACGCTCCAGACTCAGACAGACGTCGAAATCGCTGTCGAGGCCCGCGGCTCTGTTCAGGCCGCACGTCTGGTCGCCGACGGGAAGCGCGACCCAGCCATCGTCGCGCTGGCGGATCCGACGCTGTTCGACCGAGTCATGGACACCGTTTGGCACGCTGTGGTCGCCAGTAACGAGATGGTGCTGGCGTACAACCCGGAGACTGACGGCGGGGCACGCGTCGCCGACGCGGAACCGTGGTACGGTCCACTCCGGACTGGCAGTGTTTCCATGGGCCGAACCGACCCGACGCTCGACCCGCTCGGCTACCGGACACTGTTCGTGCTCGAACTGGCTGCCGGCTACTACGACGAACCGGGCCTGAGCGACGCGGTCCTCTCGCCGGACCAGACCTATCCGGAGACGCAACTGCTCGCGCAGTTCGAGACGGGTGCTGTCGATGCCGCGTTCGTCTACCGGAGCATGGCTATCGAGCGGGACTACCCCTTCCGAGAGTTTCCGCCAGAGATACACCTTGGGGACCCCGCGCACGCGGAACAGTACCAGTCCACCAGCTATGCACTGCCAAACGGCGCGGCAATCACTGGCAGCCCAATCGAGTACGGAGCCGTCCGCCGTGATGAGCAAGAAGCAACACGTACAGCCTTCGAGGCAGTCCTGTCCGGTGACTGGCTCGCACCACACGGATTTACCGTCCGCCAGACGTATCCTCGACTAGTGGGAGATGTCCCGAGTACTGTCACGCGGTGA
- a CDS encoding ABC transporter permease translates to MSRVLSRGETRAGHTVGVRELVPVLGAVLLLYFVVPVAVLVLTYSPAALLTSLTEPYIINAAITSLVAAFGSTTLAVVFGLPLAYWLSKNTGALATAAMGAVVLPLVLPPVVSGMLLLTVVGPNGLGGLTDLALTRSLLGVVAAQTFVASPFFVVTAKAAFDGIDDHLEEASRSLGRDWVGTMRTVTVPLAKPGLLAGLVLTFARAMGEFGATMMLAYYPRTLPVQIWASFISDGLDAALPVAVVLLSVALGTLLIVHALRATPWR, encoded by the coding sequence ATGTCCCGAGTACTGTCACGCGGTGAAACCAGAGCCGGCCACACGGTCGGCGTTCGCGAGCTCGTCCCTGTACTGGGAGCGGTGTTGCTCCTGTATTTCGTCGTTCCGGTAGCGGTGCTCGTGCTCACGTACTCCCCAGCGGCGCTGCTGACCAGCCTGACGGAGCCGTACATCATCAACGCCGCGATCACCTCCCTCGTCGCCGCGTTCGGCAGTACGACCCTCGCCGTCGTGTTTGGCCTCCCACTGGCCTACTGGCTCTCGAAGAACACCGGGGCGCTGGCGACCGCCGCGATGGGTGCCGTCGTGCTGCCGCTCGTCCTCCCGCCAGTCGTCAGCGGGATGTTGCTGTTGACCGTCGTCGGCCCGAACGGGCTCGGCGGCCTCACCGATCTGGCGCTGACGCGGTCGCTGCTTGGCGTCGTCGCCGCCCAGACGTTCGTCGCGTCGCCGTTCTTCGTCGTCACCGCCAAGGCCGCCTTCGATGGCATCGACGACCACCTCGAAGAGGCGTCACGGTCGCTCGGACGTGACTGGGTCGGAACGATGCGCACAGTGACGGTTCCACTCGCGAAGCCCGGCCTGCTCGCCGGCCTCGTGCTGACGTTCGCCCGTGCGATGGGCGAGTTCGGCGCGACGATGATGCTGGCGTACTACCCGCGGACGCTGCCCGTCCAGATCTGGGCCTCGTTCATCTCGGACGGGCTGGACGCGGCACTCCCCGTGGCAGTGGTCCTGCTCAGCGTCGCGCTCGGGACGCTACTGATAGTCCACGCGCTCCGGGCGACGCCGTGGCGATAG
- a CDS encoding molybdopterin synthase, giving the protein MQVLGIVGHSESGKTTLVERLTQRLSESGRVATVKHCTHAPDVDTAGKDTARHRDAGAAETVALTDDGEWYATGQSRTLEETLDALAPDYDYALVEGYSDASIPKVVLGDREVADPVVHRAPHGADAALDEIITAMEERDPYITLETLVAEVKRDPDEVYSGAIATFTGRVRAQEGPEDPPTELLEFERYDEVAAEKMAALRRDLEARDGVYAVRLHHKTGVVEAGEDIVFVVILAGHRGEAFRAVEDGINRLKEEVPLFKKEVTVDEEFWAHERS; this is encoded by the coding sequence ATGCAAGTCCTCGGTATCGTCGGCCACTCCGAGTCGGGGAAGACCACGCTGGTCGAGCGGCTGACCCAGCGGCTCTCCGAGAGCGGACGTGTCGCGACGGTCAAACACTGCACGCACGCGCCGGACGTCGACACCGCCGGGAAGGACACGGCCCGCCACCGCGACGCTGGGGCGGCCGAGACGGTTGCGCTCACCGACGATGGCGAGTGGTACGCGACGGGCCAGTCGCGGACGCTGGAGGAGACGCTGGACGCCCTTGCGCCCGACTACGACTACGCGCTCGTCGAGGGGTACTCGGACGCGAGCATCCCGAAGGTCGTCCTCGGCGACCGCGAGGTCGCCGACCCCGTCGTCCATCGCGCGCCCCACGGCGCGGACGCTGCCCTCGATGAAATCATCACCGCGATGGAGGAGCGGGACCCGTACATCACGCTGGAAACGCTCGTGGCGGAGGTAAAGCGGGACCCGGACGAGGTCTACTCCGGCGCAATCGCGACTTTCACCGGGCGCGTCCGCGCACAGGAGGGGCCGGAGGACCCGCCGACGGAACTGCTGGAGTTCGAGCGCTACGACGAGGTCGCCGCGGAAAAAATGGCTGCGCTCCGGCGGGACCTCGAAGCCCGCGATGGCGTCTACGCGGTCCGCTTGCACCACAAGACCGGCGTGGTCGAGGCCGGCGAGGACATCGTTTTCGTCGTTATTCTGGCCGGTCACCGGGGCGAGGCGTTCCGTGCAGTCGAAGACGGAATCAACCGTCTGAAAGAGGAGGTCCCGCTGTTCAAGAAAGAGGTCACTGTCGACGAGGAGTTCTGGGCCCACGAGCGGTCCTAG